One window of the Salvia splendens isolate huo1 chromosome 1, SspV2, whole genome shotgun sequence genome contains the following:
- the LOC121797888 gene encoding G-type lectin S-receptor-like serine/threonine-protein kinase At5g24080 has protein sequence MKIHVFALLITINLAINQSLSASEISTGYQVTLAVPSDYTKGFVGRAFLIKTDQNPPYFSAAISVEAVEEAQRFSCSLDVFLGEVRVWSSAHFSRFYVDEQCVLELNDTGDLRLKGKNERVGWKSGTSTQGVKRLSLLRSGNLVLVDEMRLIKWQSFNFPTDVMVWGQRLSSKTRLTSFPPNSTLFYSMEIKDDKIEMFLNDGKSRYSYWEYKPIGVRNITFVELSSYGLEIFNGKHRYDQIRTTATSLDPLRFLSLDNNTGNLRMYHYSEETGKFEASYQALNFTCDLPLACKSYGICLLSGSCSCIRLVGDICNEAGGACGARDSEMVELKDVVSVLTSESYKDRVGKQECSRLCNEDCACVAAQYVEDEDEDEDDIGSLGRCFLYGIASGIRKVERGNERVAYIAKVGRGLNHSHGKSFGLKKWVIIVVVVVDVFIILIILGGIGYYFFWKRKRNLAAREQAS, from the exons ATGAAAATCCATGTGTTTGCTCTACTCATCACCATCAACCTTGCAATCAACCAATCTCTCTCCGCATCCGAAATCAGCACTGGATATCAAGTCACTCTCGCAGTTCCATCCGATTACACAAAGGGCTTTGTTGGGCGTGCTTTCCTCATCAAAACCGATCAAAATCCGCCTTATTTTAGCGCTGCGATTAGCGTGGAAGCCGTTGAAGAAGCACAGAGGTTTTCTTGCTCTTTAGATGTTTTCCTCGGGGAAGTCAGAGTGTGGAGCTCCGCCCATTTCTCCAGATTCTACGTCGATGAACAGTGTGTTCTTGAGCTCAACGATACCGGGGATTTGAGATTGAAGGGGAAAAATGAGAGAGTTGGTTGGAAGAGTGGAACTTCGACACAAGGTGTTAAg AGATTGAGTTTGTTGAGAAGTGGGAATTTGGTTCTTGTTGATGAGATGAGATTGATTAAATGGCAAAGTTTCAATTTCCCCACTGATGTTATGGTGTGGGGGCAGAGGTTAAGTTCTAAGACAAGATTAACCTCTTTCCCGCCAAATTCTACTCTGTTTTACTCTATGGAAATCAAGGATGACAAGATTGAGATGTTTTTGAATGATGGGAAATCAAGATATTCTTATTGGGAATATAAGCCAATTGGTGTGAGAAACATCACATTTGTGGAGTTGTCTTCTTATGGCCTTGAGATCTTCAATGGAAAGCACAGATACGATCAGATCAGGACGACCGCCACGTCGTTGGACCCGTTGAGGTTCCTCTCTCTCGACAACAACACGGGCAATTTGAGGATGTACCATTACTCGGAGGAGACCGGGAAGTTTGAGGCTTCCTACCAAGCACTCAACTTCACTTGTGATCTCCCCCTGGCATGCAAGTCCTACGGCATCTGCTTGCTGTCGGGCTCGTGCTCTTGCATCCGCCTCGTTGGGGACATATGCAATGAGGCGGGAGGAGCGTGTGGAGCAAGGGACTCAGAGATGGTTGAGCTCAAGGACGTTGTGAGCGTGCTCACAAGCGAATCTTACAAGGATCGCGTTGGGAAACAGGAATGCTCGCGTTTATGTAATGAAGACTGCGCGTGCGTGGCCGCGCAGTAtgtcgaagatgaagatgaagatgaagatgatattGGGAGTTTAGGGAGGTGTTTTTTGTATGGGATTGCAAGTGGGATTAGGAAGGTTGAGAGAGGGAATGAGAGAGTTGCATATATTGCTAAGGTTGGGAGAGGGTTGAATCATAGTCATGGTAAGagttttgggttgaaaaaatgggTGATAATTGTGGTGGTAGTGGTTGATgtgtttattattttgattattttgggTGGTATtggatattattttttttggaaaaggaaaaggaatcTGGCAGCAAGAGAGCAAGCAAGTTAG